One genomic segment of Xyrauchen texanus isolate HMW12.3.18 chromosome 5, RBS_HiC_50CHRs, whole genome shotgun sequence includes these proteins:
- the si:ch211-114l13.9 gene encoding uncharacterized protein si:ch211-114l13.9, whose amino-acid sequence MAAIKEVILKALEDLLEVEFKEFKWWLINSGEQESLPRGKLENAVPHVVVDYLVQHYCASDAGKVAVRTLRKMKQNELADQLKKKLQEVSEAVPVESAVSSSAATQSAQTPAVSMNITATGGGNVKAPVLHGGVYNGPLTFK is encoded by the exons ATGGCCGCCATCAAAGAAGTGATTCTAAAAGCTCTTGAGGATCTTCTGGAAGTTGAGTTTAAAGAATTCAAATGGTGGTTGATAAACAGTGGGGAACAAGAGTCTCTCCCTCGAGGAAAACTTGAAAATGCTGTTCCGCATGTTGTTGTGGATTACTTGGTGCAGCATTATTGTGCTTCAGATGCTGGGAAGGTTGCAGTCCGAACACTgcgcaaaatgaaacaaaatgagcTAGCTGACCAACTAAAGAAGAAACTTCAGGAAG TGTCAGAAGCAGTTCCTGTTGAGAGTGCAGTGTCATCCAGTGCAGCAACTCAGTCTGCTCAGACTCCAGCAGTTTCAATGAATATAACAGCTACTGGAGGAGGAAACGTTAAAGCCCCTGTTCTACATGGTGGTGTTTATAACGGCCCACTAACATTCAAATGA
- the LOC127643894 gene encoding uncharacterized protein LOC127643894: protein MSFPNFALYYFPDSDLVKVDSTDIILREHRRADYQVSSREQISSEEGYVEVRLPSRSRHGKSKILPAKILLLGDVYKDLIVKRDAFKRGEDIWKTNILQGKKTSEVVKSASTSQSAAAVAMGDQLKRDLLELRKKKAAPVTSTPMSDDSDNTEIDMFENIPRQSRKRAALESDNEQGDISKDFDNSLLQSTSPQNTHVELDDDVVKALKELPGIVASLKEVLESMKRGSCSSSPSSSELCLSETSEMISLGGSDVKVPKRVYDRLNKSRASLFTQDLATLLFGRETLSRCTLTGKSGIQSKDQLDPLKVQALIDTVIKQFPTTTVSEVRALIRRKCNNEANSKTSFFFLIFFLQLLYFTLT from the exons ATGTCTTTTCCAAATTTCGCTTTGTACTATTTCCCTGACTCTGACCTAGTGAAGGTGGACAGCACAGATATAATATTAAGAGAACACAGACGAGCAGATTACCAGGTCAGCTCCCGCGAACAAATTAGCAGTGAAGAGGGCTATGTAGAGGTGCGCCTGCCAAGTCGCAGCCGACATGGAAAGAGCAAGATACTGCCAGCAAAGATCTTACTTCTTGGTG ATGTTTACAAGGACTTAATTGTAAAGAGAGATGCTTTTAAGAGAGGTGAAGACATCTGGAAGACCAACATTCTTCAAGGGAAAAAAACATCCGAGGTCGTAAAG AGTGCAAGTACATCTCAAAGTGCAGCTGCTGTTGCAATGGGAGACCAGCTGAAAAGAGACCTTCTGGAgttgaggaaaaaaaaagcaGCTCCTGTAACCTCCACTCCAATGTCAGATGACTCAGATAACACTGAAATTGACATGTTTGAAAACATACCTAGACAATCAAGGAAGAGA GCTGCACTGGAGAGTGACAACGAACAAGGAGATATAAGTAAGGATTTTGACAACAGTCTTTTGCAGAGTACATCGCCCCAGAACACTCATGTTGAGCTTGATGATGATGTTGTCAAAGCTTTGAAAG AGCTTCCAGGGATAGTAGCATCTCTCAAAGAGGTCCTAGAGTCCATGAAACGAGGCTCATGCAGCTCAAGCCCAAGTTCATCTGAGCTGTGTCTTTCAGAAACCTCAGAAATG ATTTCCCTTGGTGGTTCTGATGTAAAAGTCCCCAAAAGAGTCTATGACAGGCTGAACAAATCACGAGCTTCTCTTTTTACTCAAGATTTGGCCACTTTACTTTTTGGAAGAGAAACTTTATCCAGATGTACGCTTACTGGTAAATCCGGGATTCAATCAAAAGACCAGTTGGACCCTCTCAAGGTGCAAGCCCTCATAG ATACTGTGATCAAACAGTTTCCGACCACGACAGTGTCTGAGGTGCGAGCACTCATTAGAAGAAAATGTAACAATGAGGCAAACTCCaagaccagttttttttttttaattttttttttacagctattGTATTTCACTTTGACTTaa